Proteins encoded within one genomic window of Nitrospina gracilis 3/211:
- a CDS encoding CDP-alcohol phosphatidyltransferase family protein — protein sequence MQEAGPDWSRMEKLPPGCGFFDINELWYFPNRWAVKALYPLPVTANHITILALVCGLISAAFYFSESEYALIWGALFLYGKLFCDNVDGNLARLRGEESRLGRFLDSFSDFVVTVLVYAGVSWQVAREAEHPGWIWTLGLLALISALLHCSYWVYYYVSYTDLVGSYEKNRTDESITEEERRKYEMEEGGVLIYGLQRFHNAAYGWQDALIKTLDRTSRKFARVPDSQKGDERWYGDAYFLVGMGPMCICTNTMALIGFSLIDQLSLFLHLVLYLGNAYWVGLHVWKIIRFKTSESG from the coding sequence ATGCAGGAGGCCGGCCCGGACTGGAGCAGGATGGAGAAACTGCCGCCGGGGTGCGGATTCTTCGACATCAACGAACTCTGGTATTTCCCCAACCGCTGGGCTGTGAAAGCGCTGTATCCCCTGCCTGTCACCGCCAACCACATCACGATCCTGGCCCTGGTTTGCGGTTTGATCTCCGCCGCTTTTTATTTTTCCGAAAGCGAGTATGCGCTGATCTGGGGCGCGCTGTTTCTGTATGGGAAGTTGTTCTGCGACAACGTTGACGGAAACCTGGCGCGCCTGCGCGGGGAGGAGTCGCGGCTGGGGCGCTTTCTCGACTCGTTTTCCGATTTCGTGGTGACGGTGCTGGTGTATGCGGGCGTCAGCTGGCAGGTGGCGCGCGAGGCAGAGCATCCCGGCTGGATCTGGACGCTGGGCCTGCTTGCGCTCATCAGCGCGCTGCTCCACTGCAGTTACTGGGTTTACTACTACGTGAGCTACACCGACCTCGTCGGCAGCTACGAAAAGAACCGCACTGACGAATCCATCACGGAAGAAGAACGCCGCAAGTATGAAATGGAAGAAGGCGGCGTGTTGATATACGGCCTGCAACGTTTTCACAATGCCGCTTACGGGTGGCAGGATGCATTGATTAAAACACTCGATCGAACCAGCCGCAAATTCGCCCGTGTTCCCGACAGTCAGAAAGGGGATGAACGGTGGTACGGCGACGCCTATTTTCTAGTAGGAATGGGGCCTATGTGTATATGTACAAATACCATGGCTCTAATCGGATTTTCGCTGATTGACCAACTGTCTCTATTCCTTCATCTTGTACTGTACTTGGGAAACGCTTATTGGGTGGGTTTGCATGTCTGGAAAATTATACGTTTCAAAACCTCTGAGTCGGGATAG
- a CDS encoding sensor histidine kinase, with translation MRDTQRQRLVLILIMTGAAFVVVFLAIFLLYRTAFEEEKARLIETAQSQARLMEAVARFDSVYSHNYPEGTEAATLSQFIEAHKQFKGFGDTGEFILAKRVSDQIKFLLSHRHSSLMIPDSIPFDSPLGEPIRRALKGQAGFMVGPDYRNVTTLAAYEPIEHLHLALVAKIDLAEIREPFYKTGLLAVTVGAGVIGASIVLFWRLSNPMVEEITHSRGQLRQLTHRLQAIREEEQTRIARAVHDELGQTLTALKMEITCLQDELDPDNPEHKQSSDTMTRLIDQTIAAVQRISTELRPRLLDVFGLPEAMKWQTQEIQKRTNIEFDLQGIDQHVKLDAERSTALFRIFQETLTNIVRHAQASRVSVSLKQENRHIVMEVQDNGIGIRKHQIHRPQSLGLLGIRERALVWQGKVRFHGAPGKGTTVTVKLPANSK, from the coding sequence CGTGGTGTTTCTGGCCATCTTTCTGTTGTACCGCACTGCATTTGAGGAAGAAAAAGCCCGCCTCATCGAAACCGCGCAAAGCCAGGCACGATTGATGGAAGCGGTGGCGCGGTTCGACAGCGTGTACAGCCACAACTATCCCGAAGGCACCGAGGCGGCAACGCTCAGCCAATTCATTGAAGCCCACAAACAGTTCAAGGGATTTGGCGACACCGGCGAGTTTATCCTGGCCAAGCGCGTGAGTGACCAGATCAAGTTCCTGCTCAGCCACCGCCATTCCAGCCTGATGATCCCGGACTCGATTCCCTTTGATTCGCCGCTGGGCGAACCCATCCGCCGTGCGCTGAAAGGGCAGGCAGGATTCATGGTCGGCCCCGACTACCGCAACGTCACCACCCTCGCAGCCTACGAACCCATCGAACATTTGCACCTGGCGCTGGTGGCGAAAATCGACCTTGCGGAGATTCGCGAACCTTTTTACAAAACCGGACTGCTGGCAGTGACCGTGGGCGCGGGCGTCATCGGGGCCAGCATCGTGCTGTTCTGGCGGCTCAGCAATCCGATGGTGGAGGAAATCACCCACTCGCGTGGACAGTTGAGGCAACTGACCCACCGCCTGCAGGCCATACGGGAAGAGGAACAGACCCGCATCGCCCGCGCAGTGCACGACGAACTGGGACAAACCCTGACCGCCCTAAAAATGGAAATCACCTGCCTGCAGGACGAACTTGATCCGGACAACCCCGAACACAAGCAATCCTCCGACACCATGACGCGGCTGATCGACCAGACCATCGCCGCGGTCCAGCGTATCAGTACCGAACTGCGGCCACGTCTTCTCGATGTATTCGGTCTGCCGGAAGCCATGAAATGGCAGACCCAGGAAATACAAAAACGGACGAACATCGAATTTGACTTGCAAGGCATAGACCAACACGTCAAGCTGGATGCGGAACGGAGCACTGCCCTGTTCCGTATTTTTCAGGAAACACTGACCAACATCGTGCGCCATGCTCAGGCCAGCCGGGTGTCGGTCAGCCTGAAACAGGAAAACCGTCACATAGTGATGGAAGTGCAGGACAACGGCATCGGCATCCGCAAACACCAGATCCACCGGCCGCAGTCTTTGGGACTTCTGGGAATCCGTGAACGCGCTCTGGTGTGGCAGGGCAAGGTCCGTTTTCACGGAGCGCCTGGAAAAGGAACCACTGTCACAGTCAAACTTCCGGCAAACAGCAAATGA
- a CDS encoding response regulator — protein sequence MTRQQNSKISVIVADDHEIVRHGIEKVISKTPDIEIIGQASTGQEVIDLVKQLGPDVVLMDIEMPEKTGWDVMVELKALAPKLPILILSIFPEEHYGMRFIRAGASGYLNKGSAPAQMVEAIRKVNSGKKYVSPELAEKMIQEMGQHVEEQPHQRLSDREFQIFCMIAAGKKLKEIADELSVGITTVSTHRHRILEKMEMKSNAELIHYAIKNNLI from the coding sequence ATGACCCGTCAACAGAATTCAAAAATTTCCGTCATCGTCGCCGACGATCATGAAATCGTGCGGCACGGCATCGAAAAAGTCATCTCCAAAACTCCTGATATCGAAATCATCGGCCAGGCTTCCACCGGGCAGGAGGTGATCGACCTGGTCAAACAGCTCGGGCCCGATGTGGTTTTGATGGACATCGAGATGCCGGAGAAAACCGGATGGGATGTGATGGTGGAACTCAAAGCGCTGGCACCCAAACTGCCGATCCTCATCCTGAGCATTTTCCCGGAGGAGCATTACGGAATGCGTTTCATCCGCGCGGGGGCCTCCGGGTACCTCAATAAAGGAAGCGCACCGGCACAAATGGTGGAAGCGATCCGGAAAGTGAATTCAGGGAAAAAGTACGTGAGTCCGGAACTGGCCGAAAAAATGATTCAGGAAATGGGGCAGCACGTGGAAGAACAACCCCACCAGCGCCTTTCCGACCGCGAATTCCAGATTTTCTGCATGATTGCGGCCGGAAAAAAACTCAAGGAAATCGCGGACGAGCTGTCGGTCGGCATCACCACCGTCAGCACACACCGCCACCGCATCCTCGAAAAAATGGAAATGAAATCGAACGCCGAACTCATTCACTACGCCATCAAGAACAACCTCATATAA
- a CDS encoding putative metal-binding motif-containing protein has translation MTVALLGFLAGPAAASEVSVQFTAMSNHSNSGQIEGKVVSCSGKFNPQGTIVHIPGVSVSTKLPHNGTFTLLFVPEGTHNLVFERNGRTFRSLNAVEVRPSQKTLLGSVEICPDLDGDGYAVTADFNDRNASSYPGAREICDRIDNDGDGEIDEGCSYRKCPKGGKFCISNWNNSNPEFRGTVKTQSWTSESPEVTLFHTGRIKTDSQVP, from the coding sequence ATGACTGTTGCCCTGCTTGGCTTTTTGGCAGGACCGGCCGCCGCTTCCGAAGTGTCTGTGCAGTTCACCGCAATGAGCAACCACAGCAACTCGGGTCAGATTGAAGGCAAGGTGGTCAGTTGTTCAGGTAAATTCAACCCTCAAGGGACGATTGTTCATATTCCTGGTGTATCGGTATCTACAAAACTCCCCCACAACGGTACATTCACGCTGTTATTCGTCCCTGAGGGTACACATAACCTCGTCTTCGAGCGCAATGGACGAACCTTTCGCTCGTTGAATGCCGTCGAAGTTCGGCCGTCGCAGAAAACCCTGCTGGGCAGCGTTGAAATCTGTCCGGACCTGGATGGCGACGGATATGCCGTCACTGCAGATTTCAATGACAGGAACGCCAGCTCCTATCCGGGGGCGCGTGAAATCTGTGACCGTATTGACAATGACGGAGACGGGGAAATTGATGAAGGTTGTTCCTACCGGAAGTGCCCGAAGGGCGGCAAATTCTGCATCAGCAACTGGAACAACAGCAACCCTGAATTCCGTGGTACTGTGAAAACCCAGAGCTGGACTTCGGAATCTCCGGAAGTCACTTTATTCCACACAGGCCGAATCAAGACCGATTCTCAAGTTCCATAG